In Microbulbifer sp. THAF38, the sequence TCGACAAAGAGCGCGCGCTCATGCACCAGAGTGGCGACATCTTCGCCCTCGCGAAAACGCTCAGCCATCTGGTGCTCGGCCGCACCTATCGCATCCTTGAAGATCTGCAGGGGCGGTTTTTCACGGGCGGCGAGATCGCGGCGAAAGCGGGCTTGGTCGAAGAAGAAGAGAGGGCGCTCGAAGTAGGGTGTGTTGACCGGCTGCATGACTGAGGTCCGTTTGGCTATACCCCGCCGCTGGGCGGGGCTGTGCATCTTTATTTAGAAACGGGAGGAGCTTGTGGTTAAAATTTTTCCTCGCTACGCGCGGTCAGCACCTCGACCCCGCTGCTGGTGACCACCATGGTGTGCTCCCACTGAGCCGACAGGCGGCGGTCCTTGGTGACCGCGGTCCAGCCATCGCCGAGAACACGAGTGGCGGCCTTGCCGGCATTGATCATCGGTTCAATGGTAAAGGTCATGCCTTCCTGCAAAATCTCGCCGGTTCCGGGCTGGCCGTAGTGCAGTACCTGGGGTTCCTCGTGGAAGACATCGCCGATACCGTGGCCGCAAAAGTCGCGCACCACAGAGTAGTAGTTCTTCTCGGCGTGTTGCTGGATCACGTGGCCGATGTCACCGAGGCTGGTGCCCGGACGCACTATCTCAATGGCCTTGTACATGCATTCTTGGGTGACGCGCACCAGTCGCTCGGCGTGTGCGGCGGGCTTGCCGACGAAGAACATCTTGCTGGTGTCGCCGTACCAGCCATCCTTAATCACGGTGACATCAATATTGATGATGTCGCCCTTCTTGAGCACTTTGCTCTCAGAGGGTATCCCGTGGCAAACCACCTCATTGACCGAGGTGCAAATGGACTTTGGGAAGCCCCGATAGCCGAGGCAGGCGGGGATGGCCTTCTGCACATTGACGATATGGTCGTGGCAGCGGCGGTCCAGTTCTTCTGTAGTGACGCCAGGGACCACATACTCGCCAATCATCTCCAGGACCTCTGCGGCGAGGCGGCCCGCGGTGCGCATTTTGGCAATTTGTTCCGGCGTCTTTATGGCTGAGGTCATGCGTGTCCTTAAGTCTATCTGTGAAGGCGGGCATTGTAGCGGATTGCCGACGACGGGGCATAGCGCCAGCGAGTGGCGCTAACTAAGGAACCCACAGGCGCAGCCATTCACATCATATTTATTCCCGTTCTTCACTCGGCTGCGTGGTTGTGGTATAAAGCGCGCCGCTCCGGAGTGCTTCCGGGGCGGAAATGCCGCACACGCATCGACACATGTGTCTGGGTGCCTCGAAAGGGGTTGACGCATGGGATGTGTGGAGGACTAACCCGTATATTTAGAGGTTTATTATGCCGCAAGTAAGCATGCGCGATATGCTGCAGGCTGGTGTTCACTTTGGCCACCAGACCCGCTACTGGAACCCGAAGATGGGTCAATACATCTTTGGTGCCCGCAACAAGATTCACATCATCAACCTGGAGCACACTGTTCCGGCTTTTAACGAAGCCCTGCAGGTGGTCAAGGGGATGGCCGCTCAGAAGAAAAAGATCCTGTTCGTAGGCACCAAGCGCGCCGCACAGAAATCTATCAAAGAGCAGGCCGAGCGCTGTGGCCAGCCTTTCGTCAGCAACCGCTGGCTGGGCGGTATGCTCACCAACTACAAAACCATCCGCGCGTCCATCAAGCGTTTCCGCGAGCTGGAAGTTCAGTCTCAGGACGGTACTTTCGAGAAGCTGACCAAGAAAGAAGCTCTGATGCGCACCCGCATGATGGAGAAGCTCGACCGCTCCATCGGTGGTATCAAGGACATGGGCGGCCTGCCCGACGCGATCTTCGTAATCGACGTTGAGCACGAGCGCATCGCGATTCAGGAAGCTAACAAGCTGGGTATTCCGGTAATCGGTGTTGTCGATACCAACAGTGATCCCGCTGGTGTTGACTACGTGATCCCCGGTAACGACGATGCTATCCGTGCCATCAAACTGTACACCACTGTTGTGGCTGACGCAGTTCTGGCCGGCGCAGCGGAAGCTGGCAGCGCGGTGAACAAAGACGAGTACGTCGAAGCTAGCGATGACGAAGCTGCTGCAGAGTAATTTGCAGGGCGAAGTGGTGTAACGGAGTAGCGTTACATTGCGAACTTAAAAAGGGGCCCGGTTTACGGCCCCTTTTTTCTAACTTTAAGTGACAGAACCCCGAGGAAAAAATCATGGCGATTACCGCGTCAATGGTAAAAGAACTGCGCGAGCGTACCGGCCTGCCGATGATGGAGTGTAAGAAAGCACTCACCGCAGCGGATGGCGATATCGAAAAGGCGATCGAAGACCTGCGCAAAGCCTCCGGCCTGAAGGCTGCCAAGAAAGCTGGCCGCACCGCTGCAGACGGCGTTGTTGCTGCAAAAGTCGCCGAAGACGGCAGCTACGGCGTATTGGTAGAAGTGAACTCCGAAACCGACTTCGTTGCTCGCGACGATAACTTCCAGGCTTTTGTTGCCAAGGTTGTCGATAAAGCATTTGCCGAGCGCCAGCAGGACGTAGCCGCCCTGATGGAAGGTGATCTGGAAAATGCTCGCGAAGCACTGGTTCAGAAAATCGGTGAGAACATCGGCGTGCGTCGAATCCAGTTGGTCGAAGCTCCGGTTGTGGGTGCTTATGTACACTCCAACAATCGTATCGCCGCTCTGGTAGCTCTGAGCGCGGGTGAGGTTGAGCTGGCGAAAGACGTTGCTATGCATGTAACCGCGGTAAACCCTCAGGTGAACAAGCCTGAAGATATGCCTGCTGACGTCCTGGAAAAAGAGAAGGACATCATCAAGGCCCAGCCCGATATGGAAGGCAAGCCGGCTGAAATCGTTGAGAAAATGATGGGCGGTCGTATCAAGAAGTTCCTGAAAGAGAACAGCTTGGTGGAGCAGCCTTTCGTTAAGAATCCAGACGTAAGCATTGGTAAGCTGGTTAAAGACGCCGGCGCTGACGTAACTTCTTTCGTCCGCTTTGAAGTGGGTGAAGGTATCGAGAAAGAAGAGGTGGACTTCGCTGCGGAAGTAGCGGCACAGGTTAAATCCTCTTCCTAATTGATAACAGTGAGTGCTCTGAGTACTCACTTGCGGTGGGGTGCCTCCGCTGGAGCCTGTGTGCTTGCAGCGGGGCACCCCTCTGTGTAAATGACAGAAAGTGTTGTAATGTTCGGCGGCAATACTTGGCCACTAAACAGGTACATTTGAGAGGACCAACGAATGCCCGGTATTAAAGACCGCAAATATAAAAGAATTCTGCTGAAGCTCAGCGGCGAAGAGCTGATGGGTGATCAGGGTTTTGGTATCAGCCCTAAAGTGCTGGACAAAATGGCCCTGGAGATTGGTCAGCTGGTGGGTATCGGCGTTCAGGTTGGACTGGTTGTAGGCGGCGGTAACCTGTTTCGCGGTGCGGCCCTGAGTGCGGCTGGACTCGATCGTGTGACTGGCGATCATATGGGAATGCTGGCTACGGTAATGAATGCGCTGGCTCTGCGCGATGCGCTGGAAAGATCCAATATTTCATCGCGGGTAATGTCCTCTATCCAGATGAGCGGAATCGTGGACCACTATGACCGCCGCGCGGCAATTCGCTACCTGGAGCGCGGCGAAGTGCTGATTTTTGCTGCGGGTACCGGTAATCCATTCTTTACTACTGATTCTGCTGCCTGCCTGCGCGGCATTGAAATTGAGGCGGAGTTGGTGCTAAAAGCCACTAAGGTGGACGGTGTTTACTCGGCCGATCCGGTGCTGGACCCCACCGCAACCCGCTATGACCAACTGACTTATGACGAAGTGCTCGATAAAAAGCTCGGCGTGATGGATTTGACTGCGATCTGTCTCTGCCGCGAGCACAATATGCCCGTGCGGGTATTCCGTATGGATAAAACCGGCGCGCTGCTCAATATTGTCGTGGGTGGCGAGGAAGGCACGCTAATCGAAGAGGAAGTGAAATCGTGATTGAAGATATCAAAAAAGACGCTAAGACTCGTATGAGCAAGGCGCTCGACGCACTAGCCAATAATTTCAATAAAATCCGTACCGGTCGTGCGCACCCGAGTATTCTCGACGGTATTCATGTTTCCTATTACGGTTCCGATACTCCACTATCTCAGGTTGCCAACGTCACCGTTGAAGATGCGCGCACCTTATCGGTTACCCCCTGGGAGAAAAACCTGGTTCCGGATATCGAAAAAGCGATTATGAAGTCCGATTTGGGCCTCAACCCCAGCACTGCTGGAGCGGTTATTCGCATTCCGATGCCTATGCTGACTGAAGAAACCCGCAAAAACTTTATTCGCCAGGCTCGCGGTGAGGCTGAGACTGCGCGGGTGTCTATCCGCAATATTCGTCGTGATGCACTGGCTGAGGTCAAGTCCCTGGTCAAGGACAAGGAAATCTCCGAGGATGACGAGCGTCGTGCAAGTGACGATATCCAAAAAATTACGGATCAGTTCGTGGCGGATGTCGACAAAGCGCTCACCGCCAAAGAAAAAGATCTGATGGAAATTTAATGGGTAATAGTGGTACCGACTTGAACTCCCCCGGTCCCCGACACATCGCCATTATTATGGATGGCAACGGGCGCTGGGCCGCCCGCAGGGGGCTCTCGCCCTCGGCGGGGCACAGGGCAGGAGTTGAGCGCATACGCGATCTTTTGTCCGCGTGCAAGAGTCGCGGTGTTGAGGCGCTGACGCTTTTCGCTTTTTCCAGTGAAAACTGGCAGCGCCCCCCAAAGGAAGTGGAACTGTTGATGACCCTTTTTCACTCCTATCTGCGCAAGGAAGCCAAGCGCATGCGCGATGAGGGTGTGCGCTTGCGAGTGATAGGGCGCAGGGACCGCTTTTCGTCGCGCTTGCAGCGCGCCATTGCGGAAGCGGAAGAGATTACCCGTGGCGGTGACCAGGGTGATCTGGTGATTGCGGCGGACTACGGTGGTCGCTGGGATATTGCCCAGGCGGCAAGGCGGCTTGCGGAGGAGTTGGCCAATGGCGAGCGCTCTCTCGATTCGATCGATGAGGATGCCATGGATAGCCAAATGCAGCTCACCGATTTGCCGCCGGTGGATCTGTTGATAAGATCCAGCGGCGAGCAGCGTATCAGTAACTTTATTCTCTGGCAGGCCGCCTATAGCGAGTTATTTTTTATCGATACGCTCTGGCCGGATTTTGATGAACATGCCCTTGATGAGGCGATAGAAGCATTTCAGCAGCGTGATCGGCGATTTGGTGGACGCGCTGAAGATGATGGCACGGCTGTGCAGGCCTGATAGGGATCGGGCCAAATGCGCGGCCATTTTTTTGTCCGCGGATAACTTTTAGGAATATTACACCGGGGCGCTCAAGGTCGCTTAAAGATAGCAGGCCGAGTGTGGGTCCAGATGAAAGGGGTTTTCGGTGCTTAAAGAAAGAATAATTACTGCGCTGGTATTGCTGGTACTTTTCGCTGGAGTTTTGTTCCTGCTGCCAATTCAATGGTACTCGCTGATTTTCGTCGCGGTGATATTGCTCGGTGGCTGGGAGTGGGCCAACCTTTCCAACCTCAATCGCGCACTGCGTTTTGTCTTTCTCGCCGCATTGGGTGGGACTCTGGTTTTCACCGCTGAATATGTTTTTTCTATGGATTTCAGCTCCCCGGATATTGACCGGGCGCGCCAGATATTGGCGATCGCTTGCGGTTGGTGGGCGCTCGCTTTCCTGTGGGTGCAGAGCTATCCAGCCAGTGCCATGCTCTGGGGGAACCGCTGGGTGCGGGGTCTGATTGGGCTGGTAGTGCTGGTGCCCAGCTGGCTGTCGCTGGTGATTTTGCGAGGACTCGATCACGGTGCCTGGTTGGTTTTATACGTTGTCGCTATCGTTGTAGCTGCCGATGTGGGCGCTTACTTTGTCGGTCGCAAGTTCGGCAAGCGCAAATTGGCCCGCGAAGTGAGTCCCGGTAAATCCTGGGAGGGCTTTTTTGGCGGTTTGGGCGCTTGTCTGATACTCGCTCTTGTCACTTCCTACCTGTTTGATCTACCGCTTAAAAACACAGTGTTGTTTTCTTTTGGTGTGCTGGTGACCGCGCTTGCCTCGGTGATTGGCGACCTGTTGGAGAGTATGTTCAAACGGCACCGGGGTATTAAAGACAGCAGCCATATACTGCCGGGGCACGGCGGTGTTATGGATCGCTTGGATAGCCTCACTGCGGCTCTGCCGGTCTTCACTATGGCAGCGCTCGCTAGCGAGCTGCCTAAGTATCTGTAAAAAAGTACCTGTAAATAGGTATCTGTAACAGGTACGCCACTCTTCAATCTATATCTGTGATTTTGATAGGCGCCGGCATTGCTTGTCGGCGCTGTCGTCGAAGCGCAAGAGGTTTCGTAGGTAAGTCGAACGCTTATGCAAAGGCAATCTCCACAAGTCGTTACCGTCCTCGGTTCTACGGGTTCCATTGGTGGGAGCACTCTGGATGTGCTTGCACGCCATCCACAGCGCTATACCATCTATGCCTTGACGGCCCGCGAGCGTATCGCGGAGTTGGCCCAGCAGTGCCGTAAGCACAACCCGCGCTATGCGGTAGTCAGCAGTGAAGAGCGGGCCGAGGAGTTGCGAAGCTTGCTGGGGGATGACGTTTCGACTGAAGTCCTTTGGGGCTTGGAAGGACTCTGCCAGGTTGCCTCTGTGGATGAGGTGGATGTGGTTATGGCGGCGATTGTCGGCGCCGCAGGCTTGCGACCAACCCTAGCAGCCGTTGAGGCTGGCAAGAAGGTGCTGCTCGCCAATAAAGAGGCGCTAGTGATGGCCGGACCGGTTTTCCTGCGCGCTTTGCGGGCAGGCGGAGCCCAGCTTTTACCTATCGATAGCGAGCACAATGCTATTTTCCAGTGCCTGCCTCAGCCGTGCGATAGCTTGGTGGGAGCAGGGGTGGAAAAGATACTGCTTACCGGCTCCGGCGGTCCATTTCGTACGCGCGAAGCGAACGATCTACATCGGGTGACGCCTGAGGAAGCCTGCGCACATCCCAATTGGTCGATGGGACGGAAAATCTCGGTGGATTCGGCCACCATGATGAACAAAGGGTTGGAGTTTATCGAGGCCTGCTATCTGTTTAACGCAAGCCCTGAACAGATAGACGTAGTTGTGCACCCGCAGAGTATTGTGCACTCCATGGTGCAGTATCGAGATGGCTCTCTGTTGGCACAGATGGGGAATCCAGATATGCGCACCCCTATCGCGCACGCACTGGCATTTCCCGCTCGTATTGACGCGGGGGTCCCAGCACTCGACCTGATTGCACAGGGCCGGTTGGATTTTGAGGCGCCAAATTATCAGCGCTTCCCCTGTCTGCGCCTTGCTCGTGAAGCTATGGATGCCGCTGGTAGTATGCCGACGGTGCTGAATGCCGCTAACGAGGTGGCTGTCGAGGCGTTTTTACAGGGACGGCTGGCATTTACTAGTATTGCTGCGGTTATAGAAAAAGTAATGAATAGCGCTCCCATCGTTGAACTGACGGGGCTGGACGTAGTCGAAGCCATTGATCTCAATGCGCGGGAGCTGGCCCAGCAAGCTGTTGGAGCCCTTTAGATTTGCTGCTGGGCATATAATGCCGGGATTTGCGCATGAAAAGAGACTGTAACTGAGTATGGATTTGATTCAGACGGTAATCTGGGCCCTGGTGGCCCTCGGTATACTGGTATCCTTCCACGAGTTTGGACACTTTCTCGTAGCACGGCTCTGTGGAGTCAAGGTGCTGCGCTTTTCTGTGGGCTTTGGCCGTCGCTTATTCTCCCGTTATGATCGACACGGCACTGAGTTTGCAATCTCGGCAATTCCCCTCGGCGGCTATGTCAAAATGCTGGATGAGCGGGAGGGGCCTGTCGCCGCCCACGAATTAAATCAGGCATTTAACCGCAAGAGTGTGTGGGCGCGTATGGCGATTGCCGCAGCGGGTCCCGCAGCTAATTTCTTGTTGGCTATTGTACTGTTTTGGGTTGTCTTTATGGGGGGCACGGCGGGCCCTGTACCTATCGTAGATAACGTCAAGCCTGGAACTATTGCTGAGGCAGCGGGCCTGGAGCCCGGGCAAGAAATTGTTGCGGTGGACGGTGAGGACACACCTACCTGGCAGGCGCTCAACTGGCGCTTGGCCAATCGCCTGGGAGACAGTGGCGCAATAGAGTTTTCGGTGCGCTACCCGGACTCCAATCTCGAATATCACATGGTGGCGGATATCAACCGCTGGCTCTCCGGTCAGGAAGTACCTGATCCACTGGGGGAGATTGGTCTCGAACTCTGGACTCCCCCCATCAGTATGACGCTTCACCAGGTTTTGGAAGGTAGCGCTGCCAGCGCAGCGGGTCTGCGTGCGGGTGACAAGATAGTGGCAACCGATGGGAGAACTTTTTCCGGTTGGGAGGAATGGAGCCAGTATGTACGTGCACGCGCAGGAGAGCCTCTTCTGGTAGAGGTGGAGCGGCAGGGGCAGCGTTTGACCCTGCCAGTGACGCCGGCAGAAGTGACGCTTGATGGTGGTGAGCGCGTCGGCCAAATTGGCGTGCAGCCAGTAACAGAGCGCTGGCCAGAAGATCGGGTCAGGGTGTTCCATTATGGCGTGGCGGGAGCGCTATCGCAGGGGCTTCAGGAAACTTGGGATAAAACCCTGTTTACCTTGAACAGCTTAAAGAAATTGATTTTTGGTCAACTTTCGACCAAAAACTTGAGTGGTCCCATCACCATTGCTAAAGTGGCGGGTACTTCCGCAGAGAGGGGATGGCAGTCATTCCTGTCACTTTTGGCTCTGCTCAGTATCAGTCTCGGTGTACTCAATCTGTTACCCATTCCGGTACTCGATGGTGGTCACCTTCTCTACTACGGTATTGAGGCGATCAAGGGATCTCCTGTGTCTGAACGAGTACAGGTGATCGGCTTGCAGGTGGGCATGGCCCTGGTGCTTTGCATTATGGGGCTGGCTCTGTACAACGATATTTTGCGTTTGTAGCGCTCTAAAGCTTATTTTCCCAACTGCACCGAGTGTGAAGGAATTTTTGTTAAGTGAGGGCGTTGCGGGTTGTTTTTGCAACCTCTGTAATAAATTGAAGTAACTCGGCATTGGAATGAAATATTGGCTGATAACGATCACTCTCGGCCTGGTGCTGCCTTTCAGCGCTTTGGCACAGTCGTTCGTTCTCAGTGATATCCGGGTGGAAGGGCTACAGCGTGTTTCAGCAGGCACTGTTTTTTCAGCGCTTCCGGTTCGGGTTGGCGATGAGGTTGGGCTTGATGACATTCAGGGGGCAACCCGAGAGCTGTTCCGTACTGGTTATTTTGAAGACATACAAATTGGTCGTGAAAATAGCGTTCTCGTTGTTAATGTCAGGGAACGACCGGCCATATCAAAGATTGGTATTTCGGGAAACAAGGCGATTGCCGCAGAGGATCTGCTAAAAGCGTTGGAACAATACGGCCTGGCCGAGGGGCAGATTTTAAAACGCTCGACTCTCAAAGGTTTGACTCAGGAATTTGAGCGCCAGTATGTGGCACAGGGGCGCTATGGCGCTAGCGTCAAGACCGAAGTCAAAGAGCTACCGCGTAATCAGGTTGAGCTGCGAGTTATTGTTGAAGAAGGGACTGTCGCTGCGATTAAACATATTAATATTGTGGGGAATCGTGTCTTTTCCGATAAAGAGCTTGGCGAAATTTTTGAGCTCAAAACTACCGGCTGGCTCTCTTGGTTGCGCAGTGATGATAAGTACTCTCTTGAGAAACTCACTGGTGATCTCGAGCGTCTGGAGTCCTATTACCTCAATCGTGGTTACCTTGACTTCCAGATCGATTCGACCCAGGTATCTCTGGGGCCGGACAGGAAAAGTGTTTTTATCACCATTAATGTGAATGAGGGTGATGTTTACACTATCAGTGAGGTAGAAATCGCAGGAGACCCGGTAGTTTCTGAGGAAGAGATACAGCGCTTATTGTTAGTACGTGAAGGTCAGACATTCTCTCAAGAGAGGGTAACTACAACTTCCGACTATATTTCCAAGCGTTTGGGTAATAAAGGTTACGGTTTTGCCGAAGTGAGTGGCATTCCAGAGGCCAATAAAGAAGAGAATACAGTAAAAATCACCTTCTTTATCGATCCGGGAAAACGCACTTACGTACGGCGTATTACTTTTCGTGGAAATACTCGTACCGCAGATGAAGTCTTGCGGCGAGAGTTGCGCCAGATGGAGTCGGCTTTAGCTTCCTCGGCTCGTATTGAGCAAGCCAAAGCGCGTCTTGAGCGGCTTGGTTATTTGAAGGTAGTGAAAGTTGAAACTGTTAAGGTATCCGGTGATTCAGACCGGATTGATGTCGATTACATGGTAGAGGGGCAACCCTCAGGTTCCGGGGGAGCGGGGCGCTAATAAAGTGCTGTAACTCCTGGATTGCGAATAAAAAGACTCGGAATTAGTAGATGAAAGATTTCCTGAAAGCGGCCTCCCTCGGCCTGATGTTGCCTTTAAGTGCAATAGCGCAGTCGTTCGTGGTCAATGATATTCGCGTGGAAGGATTACAGCGCGTCTCTGCCGGTACCGTTTTTTCCGCCCTTCCCGTGCGAGTGGGCGATGAAATTGAGTCTGTGGAAATCCAGAGCGCCACTCGGGCACTATTTCGTACCGGGTACTTTGAAGACATCCAGATCGGCCGTGAAAACGGTGTGCTTGTGGTTACGGTGCGTGAACGCCCGGCAATCTCCAAAATCGAGATCACCGGCAATAAGGCTATCGCCACTGAAGATCTACTCAAAGGCATGAAAGATAACGGTTTGTCCGAGGGGCAGATCTTCAAACGGGCAACTCTAGAAGGGCTTGCCCAGGAGCTCGAGCGTCAATATGTAGCGCAGGGGCGCTATGGCGCCAGCGTAAAGACCGAAGTCAAAGAGCTGCCGCGCAACCAGGTCGAACTCCGGGTTATCGTCGATGAGGGCTCGGTCGCGGCGATTAAGCACATCAATGTTGTGGGTAACCGGGCCTTTTCCGATGAGGAACTGGCGGAAATTTTCGAGTTGCAGACCACTGGCTGGTTGTCTTGGCTGCGCAGCGATGACAAATACTCCCGCGAGAAGCTTACCGGTGACCTGGAGCGCCTGGAATCCTACTATCTCGACCGCGGCTACCTGGATTTTCAGATCGAGTCGACTCAAGTTTCCCTGAGCCCTGACAAGCAGAGCGTTTTTATCACGGTCAATGTGCGAGAGGGCGATGTTTACACGGTCAGCGAAGTGGACCTTGCCGGTGATCCGGTGGTATCGGAAGAGGAAATCAAGCGTCTGTTGTTGGTACGTGAAGGGCAGACTTTCTCCCAAATCCGGATGACCACCACTTCTGACTACATTACCAAGCGCCTGGGCAACGAGGGCTATACCTTTGCGGAAGTGAATGGTATTCCCGAGCCCAATAAAGAAGATAATACGGTAAAAATCACCTTCTTTATCAACCCCGGCAAGCGCGCTTATGTGCGCCGAATTCAATTCCGCGGAAACACCCGTACTGCCGATGAAGTATTGCGCCGTGAGATGCGCCAGATGGAGTCGGCCTCGGCTTCCTCCGCAAGAATTGAGCAGTCCAAGGTGCGCCTGGAGCGCCTCGGTTACTTCAAAGAGGTAGAGGTGGAAACCGCAGAGGTACCAGGCACTTCTGACCAGATCGATGTGGAATATACCGTTGAGGAGCAGCCTTCTGGTTCTATTGGCGGCACCATCGGTTGGGCCCAGAGCAGTGGCTTGGTACTCGGAGGTAATATTCAGGAGAACAACTGGCTGGGTACTGGCAAGCAGGTAGGTATCGGGGTTAACGTTTCTACCTATCAGACTGCAATGAACTTCTCCTACCTCGACCCCTACTTCACCCCGGATGGAGTAAGTCGTGGTTTTAATGTTTTCTTCCGAGAAAATGATTATTCTGAGGTTAATCTTTCTGACTATAACACCACAACTTACGGTGGTGGTGTCAGCTTTGGCTACCCGGTTTCGGAAATCTCTCGCGTTGGTTTGAATGTTAACTTCAATCATTTGGAGCTTTCTGCTTCAAGTGGTTCTGTGCAGGAAATTAAATCTAGCCCATCTTTTTTGGACGACACGTCTCTTGAGGGGGTGACACGCGCTAATGCTGAGATAATCGTCGATGATGCCAACAATGGAATTGCAAACAACCTTGCAATGATGATTGATGAAAACCAATTTAATACCTCGGCCGATGGTTTTATTGACCGCTATGGCGATGCGTTTAACAACTTAGCTTTGACCGCTTCTT encodes:
- the map gene encoding type I methionyl aminopeptidase; the protein is MTSAIKTPEQIAKMRTAGRLAAEVLEMIGEYVVPGVTTEELDRRCHDHIVNVQKAIPACLGYRGFPKSICTSVNEVVCHGIPSESKVLKKGDIINIDVTVIKDGWYGDTSKMFFVGKPAAHAERLVRVTQECMYKAIEIVRPGTSLGDIGHVIQQHAEKNYYSVVRDFCGHGIGDVFHEEPQVLHYGQPGTGEILQEGMTFTIEPMINAGKAATRVLGDGWTAVTKDRRLSAQWEHTMVVTSSGVEVLTARSEEKF
- the rpsB gene encoding 30S ribosomal protein S2 is translated as MPQVSMRDMLQAGVHFGHQTRYWNPKMGQYIFGARNKIHIINLEHTVPAFNEALQVVKGMAAQKKKILFVGTKRAAQKSIKEQAERCGQPFVSNRWLGGMLTNYKTIRASIKRFRELEVQSQDGTFEKLTKKEALMRTRMMEKLDRSIGGIKDMGGLPDAIFVIDVEHERIAIQEANKLGIPVIGVVDTNSDPAGVDYVIPGNDDAIRAIKLYTTVVADAVLAGAAEAGSAVNKDEYVEASDDEAAAE
- the tsf gene encoding translation elongation factor Ts, producing MAITASMVKELRERTGLPMMECKKALTAADGDIEKAIEDLRKASGLKAAKKAGRTAADGVVAAKVAEDGSYGVLVEVNSETDFVARDDNFQAFVAKVVDKAFAERQQDVAALMEGDLENAREALVQKIGENIGVRRIQLVEAPVVGAYVHSNNRIAALVALSAGEVELAKDVAMHVTAVNPQVNKPEDMPADVLEKEKDIIKAQPDMEGKPAEIVEKMMGGRIKKFLKENSLVEQPFVKNPDVSIGKLVKDAGADVTSFVRFEVGEGIEKEEVDFAAEVAAQVKSSS
- the pyrH gene encoding UMP kinase, which encodes MPGIKDRKYKRILLKLSGEELMGDQGFGISPKVLDKMALEIGQLVGIGVQVGLVVGGGNLFRGAALSAAGLDRVTGDHMGMLATVMNALALRDALERSNISSRVMSSIQMSGIVDHYDRRAAIRYLERGEVLIFAAGTGNPFFTTDSAACLRGIEIEAELVLKATKVDGVYSADPVLDPTATRYDQLTYDEVLDKKLGVMDLTAICLCREHNMPVRVFRMDKTGALLNIVVGGEEGTLIEEEVKS
- the frr gene encoding ribosome recycling factor; the protein is MIEDIKKDAKTRMSKALDALANNFNKIRTGRAHPSILDGIHVSYYGSDTPLSQVANVTVEDARTLSVTPWEKNLVPDIEKAIMKSDLGLNPSTAGAVIRIPMPMLTEETRKNFIRQARGEAETARVSIRNIRRDALAEVKSLVKDKEISEDDERRASDDIQKITDQFVADVDKALTAKEKDLMEI
- the uppS gene encoding polyprenyl diphosphate synthase; this translates as MGNSGTDLNSPGPRHIAIIMDGNGRWAARRGLSPSAGHRAGVERIRDLLSACKSRGVEALTLFAFSSENWQRPPKEVELLMTLFHSYLRKEAKRMRDEGVRLRVIGRRDRFSSRLQRAIAEAEEITRGGDQGDLVIAADYGGRWDIAQAARRLAEELANGERSLDSIDEDAMDSQMQLTDLPPVDLLIRSSGEQRISNFILWQAAYSELFFIDTLWPDFDEHALDEAIEAFQQRDRRFGGRAEDDGTAVQA
- a CDS encoding phosphatidate cytidylyltransferase; this translates as MLKERIITALVLLVLFAGVLFLLPIQWYSLIFVAVILLGGWEWANLSNLNRALRFVFLAALGGTLVFTAEYVFSMDFSSPDIDRARQILAIACGWWALAFLWVQSYPASAMLWGNRWVRGLIGLVVLVPSWLSLVILRGLDHGAWLVLYVVAIVVAADVGAYFVGRKFGKRKLAREVSPGKSWEGFFGGLGACLILALVTSYLFDLPLKNTVLFSFGVLVTALASVIGDLLESMFKRHRGIKDSSHILPGHGGVMDRLDSLTAALPVFTMAALASELPKYL
- the ispC gene encoding 1-deoxy-D-xylulose-5-phosphate reductoisomerase, whose amino-acid sequence is MQRQSPQVVTVLGSTGSIGGSTLDVLARHPQRYTIYALTARERIAELAQQCRKHNPRYAVVSSEERAEELRSLLGDDVSTEVLWGLEGLCQVASVDEVDVVMAAIVGAAGLRPTLAAVEAGKKVLLANKEALVMAGPVFLRALRAGGAQLLPIDSEHNAIFQCLPQPCDSLVGAGVEKILLTGSGGPFRTREANDLHRVTPEEACAHPNWSMGRKISVDSATMMNKGLEFIEACYLFNASPEQIDVVVHPQSIVHSMVQYRDGSLLAQMGNPDMRTPIAHALAFPARIDAGVPALDLIAQGRLDFEAPNYQRFPCLRLAREAMDAAGSMPTVLNAANEVAVEAFLQGRLAFTSIAAVIEKVMNSAPIVELTGLDVVEAIDLNARELAQQAVGAL
- the rseP gene encoding RIP metalloprotease RseP produces the protein MDLIQTVIWALVALGILVSFHEFGHFLVARLCGVKVLRFSVGFGRRLFSRYDRHGTEFAISAIPLGGYVKMLDEREGPVAAHELNQAFNRKSVWARMAIAAAGPAANFLLAIVLFWVVFMGGTAGPVPIVDNVKPGTIAEAAGLEPGQEIVAVDGEDTPTWQALNWRLANRLGDSGAIEFSVRYPDSNLEYHMVADINRWLSGQEVPDPLGEIGLELWTPPISMTLHQVLEGSAASAAGLRAGDKIVATDGRTFSGWEEWSQYVRARAGEPLLVEVERQGQRLTLPVTPAEVTLDGGERVGQIGVQPVTERWPEDRVRVFHYGVAGALSQGLQETWDKTLFTLNSLKKLIFGQLSTKNLSGPITIAKVAGTSAERGWQSFLSLLALLSISLGVLNLLPIPVLDGGHLLYYGIEAIKGSPVSERVQVIGLQVGMALVLCIMGLALYNDILRL